In Campylobacter showae, the genomic stretch GTCTTGCAGATACCGGGAGCTATCTCGGTCACGCGGATACCGGTGCCGCGGATGTCGTTGCGCAGATTTCTGCTAAACTGCTTTACAAAGGCCTTACTGGCACCGTAAACGTGACTGCCCGGATACGGCCATGCGCCCGCAGTCGAACCTAGATTAAAGATATAGCCGCTCTTTCGCGCGATCATGAGGGGCAAAACGGCCTTGGTAGAGTATAAAAAGCCTTTGATGTTAGTATCGACCATCGCCTCAAAATCCTCGATGCTAGTCTCCGCCACTCCTTCAAGCCCGAGCGCCAAACCTGCGTTATTTACGAGTACTTCGATATCGCGAAACTCCTGCGGCAAATTTGCCACGCCGTCAAAAACCGCCTTTTTATCGCGGATATCTGCGACGATGATGTGCGTATTTCCAAGCTCCTTTACTAGAGTTTCGAGCCTTTCCTTGCGGCGAGCGAGCGCTACGATCTTGTACCCTTCGCGGCTGAGCGTCCTAGCTATCGCCTCGCCGAATCCCGACGTAGCTCCCGTGATAAAAGCCGTTCCTTTCATATTTTCTCCTTATTCGGTGATCAAATTTGACTCAAGCCCCATCGCCCTTAGATACTGCGCGTTGATCTCTTTTTTGCCGATGATCGCGTAGTCTAGGGCGTTTAGTCCGTTATCATCCACTGCCTGCACGTCCGCGCCGTTATCTATCAAAAGCTGCAAAATCTCCA encodes the following:
- a CDS encoding SDR family NAD(P)-dependent oxidoreductase, whose amino-acid sequence is MKGTAFITGATSGFGEAIARTLSREGYKIVALARRKERLETLVKELGNTHIIVADIRDKKAVFDGVANLPQEFRDIEVLVNNAGLALGLEGVAETSIEDFEAMVDTNIKGFLYSTKAVLPLMIARKSGYIFNLGSTAGAWPYPGSHVYGASKAFVKQFSRNLRNDIRGTGIRVTEIAPGICKTEFSEVRFGGDKAKADAVYEGVEYITAEDIAQIVLNCLNMPHRVNINVVEAMATQQTWAGLFIEKK